Below is a genomic region from Fusobacterium nucleatum.
ATATAAAAATAGATGAACTTAAAGAAAAATATGATACTATTAAAGAGGAATTAAATGAAATCAATAAAAAATTAGGTTCATCACAAGAAAAAATTGAAAACTATAAGAAAATATTAGAAAAAATATCTTCACAAGAAGAAAAACAAAAAAAATTGCTTATTGAATTTAAAAAATTAGAAAATAAATTTAATAAGGCTAGTTTAATAAGAAATGAAGTAGGACAAATGGGTAGAGCTATTTCTAAATATATGCTTAGTGGTATTAGCAATATTGCAAGTGTTAATTTTAACAAGATTACAGGTAGAACTGAAAGAATTGAATGGAGCAATGAAGAAAAAGATAAGTATGCCGTATATTTAGTAGGGCGAGAAAGAAAAATTGCCTTTGAGCAACTATCAGGAGGAGAACAAGTTTCTGTTGCGATAGCAATAAGAGGAACTATGACTGAGTATTTCACTAATTCTAAATTTATGATTTTAGATGAACCTACAAATAATCTTGACACTGAAAGAAAAAAACTACTTGCAGAATATATGGGAGAAATTTTAAACAACTTAGAACAAAGTATAATAGTTACTCATGACGATACATTTAGAGAAATGGCTGAAAAGATAATAGAATTGTAGAGGAAAAAATGAAAGTTAATTATGATTTAAAAATGGAAGAAATTTTAAAGGAAGTTACTCAGAGTGGAAAGAAAAAAAGATTGCTTATTCACTCTTGTTGTGGTCCTTGTAGTTCATCTGTTTTAGAATATTTAAAAGATTATTTTAAAATAGATATTTACTATTACAACCCTAATATAACCTTTGATTATGAATATTATGCTAGAAAACAAGAACAAAAAGATATGTTAAAAAAATTAAATTATGATATGAATGTTATTGAGGGAATTTATAATCCAAAGAAAGATTTTTTTGAAAAAATAAAAGGGCTTGAAAATGAGAAAGAAGGAGGAAAGAGATGTTACTCTTGTTATGATATAAGAATAAGAGAAACAGCTAAAAAAGCTAAGGAAGAGGGTTATGATTTTTTTAGTACAGTTTTAAGTATAAGTCCAATGAAAAATGTAAACTACATAAATGAGATAGGAGAAAGATATTCAAAAGAATACGATATTCCATTTTTATTTGCAGATTTTAAAAAGAAAAATAGATATTTAAGATCGGTACAAATTTCAAAAGAATTAAATATGTATAGACAGGAATATTGTGGCTGTATATTTTCAAAAGTAGAAAAAGAACAAAGAGATAGAGAAAAGGCTTTAAAAGAAAAACAGGAGGGAGAAGTAAAAAATGACTAGCTTTTCAGAAAAAACAGTAAGAGGAGTTTCACTTATATTTTTAGTAATTTTTGGATTTTTAACTTATAAAAATTATTATTATAGCCCACTTATAGTGCTAACTA
It encodes:
- a CDS encoding epoxyqueuosine reductase QueH, which gives rise to MKVNYDLKMEEILKEVTQSGKKKRLLIHSCCGPCSSSVLEYLKDYFKIDIYYYNPNITFDYEYYARKQEQKDMLKKLNYDMNVIEGIYNPKKDFFEKIKGLENEKEGGKRCYSCYDIRIRETAKKAKEEGYDFFSTVLSISPMKNVNYINEIGERYSKEYDIPFLFADFKKKNRYLRSVQISKELNMYRQEYCGCIFSKVEKEQRDREKALKEKQEGEVKND